In Gambusia affinis linkage group LG08, SWU_Gaff_1.0, whole genome shotgun sequence, a single window of DNA contains:
- the gins3 gene encoding DNA replication complex GINS protein PSF3: MDTPSYFPVPPGVGMEDNFLSLDDILLSQERLPVRTECVFPRLGFLEKSSDSQDIPEGTKMELPLWLCKGLYEKKRKVLSVELPKIYKEGWRTVFTADPNVVDLHKMGPYYYGLGSQMLHFDSPENPDIAKTLLQTFIGRFRRTMDSSQNAYNEDTSALVGRLDCLEKVLFRSGQNGLNGFQGWEKGQAAQLTASSLVLNYRKRKLVDVQS, translated from the exons ATGGACACACCATCTTATTTTCCCGTACCTCCCGGTGTGGGGATGGAGGACAATTTTTTGTCTCTCGACGACATTTTGCTCTCGCAAGAGAGGCTGCCTGTAAGGACGGAGTGCGTTTTCCCCCGACTTGGATTTCTGGAGAAGTCTAGTGATTCGCAGGACATCCCAGAG gGCACAAAGATGGAGCTTCCTCTGTGGCTCTGTAAGGGTCTATatgagaagaagaggaaggtgTTGTCTGTGGAGCTTCCTAAAATCTACAAAGAGGGCTGGAGGACCGTGTTCACAGCGGACCCCAACGTGGTGGACTTGCATAAGATGGGTCCCTACTACTACGGCTTGGGCTCCCAGATGCTGCATTTTGACAGTCCAGAAAATCCAGACATCGCAAAGACGTTGTTACAG ACGTTCATCGGCCGCTTTAGGCGAACAATGGACTCCTCCCAGAATGCCTACAATGAAGACACGTCTGCGCTGGTGGGGCGACTGGACTGCTTGGAGAAGGTTCTGTTCAGGTCCGGTCAGAACGGCCTGAACGGCTTCCAGGGCTGGGAGAAGGGCCAGGCCGCACAGCTCACTGCCTCCAGCCTGGTTCTGAACTACCGCAAGAGGAAGCTCGTCGACGTTCAGTCCTGA